The sequence TCTTTATTGCATCAACTCGCGTTTGGCTTTAACTGAAGTGTCGCTAGATCTCATCACTAAACCTGCCAAAGACCCCTTTTTGCGCCAAGTAACCATAGGGGCTTTTAGAAACCTTTATTTAGTTTTTAAGGGTTATAAAAGTAGCCAAAATGTCCACTTTTCTAGTTTCACTAATAAAAGCTTATTGCAAGCCAGTATCGACTACTTCAATCTGCCCCCCACCACCAAGCTCCCCCTAGATTTAAGAAAACTCTTAAGCCACACTAGCCAAAACCCTACTCCCCCCACGATCCAACATGTTTTTTACATCGTGTCCGAATCGCTCTCTAGCTGGCACTTCGATCCACGCTTTGATGCGATCCACTTAGTCAGTGCCCTAAAGAGCCTCAATGACCAGCAACACGGCTTTATCTTCCCCCTATTCATAGAAAATGCCAGACGCACGGTTAAAAGCCTCGATGTGCAGCTCACGGGGCTCTTTGACCTCAACGATACGAACTTTGTCAATATGAGCGTGAATATCCCAAGCCTACCCACTGCCATCGGTAACCAAATGAAGGGGCTAGGCTTTGACACCACCTTTTACTATGGGGGCAGCGGGATTTGGAATAGGCTCGATCGTTTCAGCAAGAAAGAAGGTTTTGATCATTTTGTGTTCAACACCTATTTAATAGACTTTGCAAAAGAACAACTAAAGATCAACCCCAAAGCTTACCCCAGCCCCTTAGAAAGCGACTGGGGCGTGCACGACAATGTGCTTTTTGATTACATCTTAAACAACACCCCCACGGATAAGAAAACCTTTAGCATGGTGATGACCCTAAGTAACCACCCCACTCGCAATGTCAATTTAAAAGCCTTTGGCGTGCCTATAGAGAAGATCAAAGACTTTGTCGCCCACTCTAAGGACAAAAACATGCCAGATGCAATTTTCTTAGGGCATGTGTATTGGTATGACAAAATCCTAGTGGACTTCATTAAAAAAGCCAGTGCCAAATTCCCCAATGCGCTCTTTGTCATCACGGGCGATCACTTTGACCGCAGTTTTGTCTATGCTAAGGACAACTACTACTGGACTAAGAGCGTGCCCCTAATCATCTATGCCCCCAGCCTCACACCCAAACTTACTACTTGCATCGGCTCACACATCGACATCGCCCCCACGATTATGGAGCTGGTCGCCCCCAAGGGCTACAAATACGCGAGCTTTGGCAAACCCCTTTTTAGCAACGCGAGCAGTGGTGGCAAAGATTGCGCCATTAGAAAACCTTTTGTGTGGGGGCAATCTAAGGATTTTGCCCTAGGCTTTGAGGCGGTGGCAGGACAGAGCCAAAAAAGCGGGCTGGATTTTGTCTATACAGATAGCGGCGCGCTCTTGTATGTCAAAGAGCACGCATGGGTGAAAGCCCCGCTTTTAGAGGCAGACACCACCCTAGCTAAGGAACTTAAGGATAAAAAACAAATTGCCAATGGCCTTAGCTGGCACTATCTCTTTAAAGGCCCCATTTTAAAATAGGGGCTTGAGGCTTACATGTAATTTGTGAGGCTCATTTGGTTGATTTTACTCGCTGAGGCTAAGGACGCGTCGTAATTGTTGCGCAGTTGGGCGAACTTGTTATAAGTTTGGGCAACATCGGTGCCGGTGGTGTCGGCACGGATCGACTCGACTTGGTTTTTCAACACCTCGTTGCGGCGCATGACATGGGAGAAGTTGCGGCTGTGTGCCCCGTTGGAGGCGATGATCTTTTCAATGTGATCGCTCAAGTGATCGATTAGGGCGATCCCATTTTGTATCCCAATGTTACGCATTTCTGGCCCATAGCCTTGCAAGCTATCAGGGCGGTCGATCCCCTCGCTTACCGCTTGGATCACTTGGTCTAATTGCTTGAAAAAGTGGATGTGGGGGGTGTCGATCGTGGGGGCGTTGTTGGCATTAAGACGGATGGCAGGCGTGTCGCGTCTTAAGCTCTCGGGGCTAAAGTCGCTCGCCTTGTTGTCGTAAAACATAAATTGCATGGGGGTCTGGGAGTGTATTTTGTCGTGGATTTGCACCTGCCCCCGATCATTCAGGCTAACATCCACCCTTGCATCCGCCTGTTTTAAGAGGGATAAAAACGCGTCCTTGCTCGCCTTAGAGGGGGCGTTGCTTTGGGCTTGCTCGTATTCCTTGGGGTCACTGTTACTGAAATTAAAGGCTAGGCTCATCGCATCCATCAGCTGGCGGTAGGTGAAGTCGTTGGGTTTAGTCAAGCTGGGGGTTTTATCATCTCTATTATAAAGGGGAATGTGATACACCCCGCCCTCTTTTTTGGGCAGATCTAAAAATGCCCCCCCGGGGCTTAGGTGCAGCTGGGCGGTTATATCCACGCCGTTGTCGTCTTTAAGCACCATGGTGTAGTCTTGTTGGGTGATTTTTGCGCCCATCACAGAGGCTAGGGTGCTTGCTCCTGTGGCATAATCCATGCTCTTAGGCACGATTTGGGACACATTGCTGTGTAAATACGCCCCTTGGCGGCTGAAGTAGGTTTGCTTGTAGGTGTCGGCGTAATCTAGGGGCAGGGCTTCAGTTGGCGCACCTTTTGCGTCTAGGCTGGTGATTTTAAGGCTAAAGCCACTTGGGCCATCAAAAGGGGGTTTGTTGCTATCGTGCGCCTTGTTGCGGACATTGTTGTCCACGATTCTTAAATGTCCATCGTTAGAGAGCTCCACATCCAGCTTGCCCCCAAAGTGGCTTTTGATCCCATCCATTAAATCCTGCATGGTGGTGTTGGGGGTGATGGCTAAAATCAAGGGCTCTAGAGGGGTTTCATCCACGCGACCATCGGGCGTATTGGGGCGCGTGCCCTCAATTTTAAGGCTTGCCACACTAGGACCTAGAATGTCCTTTAAGGGGGTGTTTCTGGTGGCGGGGGTGTTGTCGTCTGTGGTGATGAAGGCACTTTTGATGTCGTGCATACGGTGATCGTAGGGGTAAAGCGTGCTTTGCAAACTCTCTAGCGAGCGGTTAGCCACAAACGCGCTTTTTACATAGGTGCTCACCCTTGCCCCACTTGCGAACAAATCATTTAAATTGTCTACATTTTTATCACTAGAGATCATATGAAAGTCTAAAGTGGCGCGCCCCGGGGTTAAATCTCTGATCTCAATCTCCCCCCATGCGTTTAAGGACACCTGCACGACTTGGTTCGTGGAAGTGTTGCCATACGCCTTGCCGATTTGATCGAGCAAATCCTGCACTCTTGTGGCATCGTCTTTATTATTGTAGCCCTTGTCTAGCGCAAATTTTGCCTTAAAGGCACTGCCATCGGGGCGCACCCCTTGCAAATAAAAAATCTCGGGTTTGTCATTTCTAGGGTCGTTGTCGGTGTCGCCAATAAGATCGCGCAGCGTGTCTTGGGCGTTGATGTAGACTTCCTGCGGGTTTTGGGTGCGGTTGTAGGCGTCCATGATATCCGGGTGCAACTTGCTTTGGTTGAGCTTTTTGATGTTGGCGGTGATGATCTTTTGGCGGTCTACATCCTTGCCCAAGAAGAGGTTCTGCCCACTGACATTGTAGGGGATTAAATTATTGGAGCCGATCAGGGCATTTAAATTTTCGTTGTTGCCGTAGTAATTGCCCGCTTGATCAAAGGGGGGGCGGTCGACCTTGCTCCCGCCAAAAATATACTCCCCCCCCACCGAGGTGTTGGCAACATTGATCATGTGCTCTTTGAGTTTTTGCAAGTCTAGGGCGATGGCTTGGCGGGAGGTCGTGGAGTGTGCATCGCTGGCAGCTTGGATAAGTTTCGTTTTAAATTGCTCCATCGTGCTGGAGAGCTCGGTTAGGGCTTTGTCGGTGTTGAGCGTGGAAGTGTAGGCGCTTTGGGCGACATCGTGGGCTTGATCGAGGGTGTTGGATTCAAAGCCGTATTTCAAGTTTTGGTTATTGACTTGGCTATTTTGGTAGCCATACTCGGCCTTAAGCCCCGAGGCAATTTGGTTGTTGGCGGTGTTGAGCTTATTTTGGAGCGCATTTTGATAGTAGTTGATTTGGTTGTAGCGGTTGCCATCGGTGATGCGCATAAGACTTCCTTTTCAATTATCTACCATACAAACATGCAATATATATACCACTTCGTTAAGGAAAAATTTTAGGTTTCTTGTGCTAGAATAGACCCTAATTTTAATTTCTAATTTTAGGCGGAGATATGTTTTATGCGGTCTTTAAAAATGGGGGCAAGCAATACAAGGTGCAAGAGGGCGATGTTGTCTTGCTAGACAGGCTGGGCTTAGAGCCTAAAACGCATTTTCAAATCCACGAGGTGCTTACCATCTCTAAAGAAGGGCAAGTGTCCTATGGAAGTCCCTTCATCAATGGGGCGCAGATCGAGGCGGAGGTCATCAACGAGGGGCGGGGCAAAAAGGTCGTGATCTTTAAAAAACGCCGCCGCAAGGACAGCAAAACTAAACGAGGCTTTCGCCGCGACTTCACCCGCGTCAAAATCACAAAAATCGTAGCATAAAGGATTAAAGCATGGCACACAAGAAGGGACAGGGCAGCACCCAGAATAACCGCGACTCTGCGGGGCGCAGACTAGGCGTTAAAAAGTTTGGCTCGGAGTTTGTGCGGGCGGGCAATATCATCGTGCGCCAAAGAGGCACTAAAGTGCACCCCGGCAAAAATGTGGGGTTGGGCAAAGACCATACCCTTTTTGCCTTGATCGATGGCGTGGTGCACTTCAGCCACAAAGACAAACACCGCAAACAAGTTTCCGTATTTCCTAAATTGGCTTGATATGAGAAGTCTAACCCTTTTTTGCCTCAGCTGTCTGTGCTTGTGGGCTAAAGAGGGCGGGACCTTGATTTACGCCAGGGGGGCGGATGGCTCGGGGATGGACCCGGCGCTGGTCGTGGATGGGGAGAGTTATGCCGCCACTTCTAATATCTATGAAACTTTAGTGCGCTTTAAATACGGCTCGACTGAGATTGAGCCCGCCCTAGCAAGCAGCTGGGAGATTTCTAAAGATGGCCTCACCTACACCTTCCACTTACGCCACGGGGTTTACTTCCAAACCACCCGCTACTGGGATGAAAAGTCTGAGCTCACCGCTAAAGATGTGCTCTTTTCCTTTGAGCGGCAGACGGGGAAAGTGCCCTACTACAAAGGGGCAAAATCCTATGGCTACTGGGCGAGCATGGGCATGTCCTCCATCATTAAAAAAATCGAAGCCTTAGATAAATACACGGTGCGCTTCACCTTAAAACACCCCGAAGCCCCTTTTTTGGCGGATTTGGGCATGGATTTTTTAAGCGTGCTTTGTGCCGACTACGCCGCCCACTTAAAAGACCTAAATAAAGAGGATGAGCTTACTAGAAAGCCCATAGGCACGGGGCCTTTTAAATTAGCGACCTGGTTTAGGGACGATAAAATCGTGCTTTTAAAAAACAACGACTATTGGGGTCCTAAGGCGCATTTAGACCGCGTGGTGCTAAGGGTGATCCCTAACCCCTCTGTGCGTGCCCTAGCTTTGCAAAGAGGGGAGGTGTCTATCATTAGCGCGCCTAATCGCAACGAAATCCCTCGCTTGGCAAGCTTGCCCGGGATCGCTGTGGATGAAAAACCCGGCTTGTTTGTAACTTGGATGAGTTTAAATTTAGAGAAAAAGCCCTTTGACAACCGCCTCGTGCGCCTAGCCATCAACCACGCCATCAACACACAAGATTATGTCAAAATCGTGTATGAAAACTACGCCACGCCGGCCATCAACCCCATGCCCCCCTCCATGTGGGGGTATAACAAGGATATAAAACCCTATGGCTACGATTTAAAAGTCGCCAAAGAGCTTTTAGCCAAGGCGGGCTACTCTAATGGCTTTGAAACCACGCTTTTTACCGCCTCCAAATACAACAAACAAGCCGCCGAGTTTATACAAGCGCAATTGGCAAAGATCGGCATTCAAGTGAGGATCGAATTTTTTGAGTGGGGGACCTACCTTAAAAAAGTGGCGATGGGCGAGCATAAAATGGCGTTCAGTGGCTGGAAGGCAGACACGCCCGATCCGGACAACTTTTTATATATTCTATGGAGCAAAGAGGCGGCGGCAGAGATCCCCACGCGCAACGGCTCTTTTTATAAGAGTGATGCCTACTCTAGGCTGGTTACAAAAGCCAAATATCTCTCCAGCCAAGCCAAACGCGCCACTCTTTATCAAAAAGCCCAAGAGGTCTTCCACAACGACGCCCCCTGGGTGCCCCTAGCCTACCCTTATAGCATTGTGGCGCGGCTTAAGAGTGTGCAAGGCTATCAAGTGAGTGGGGTGCAGATCAACCGCTTTGCGCATGTCTACTTCTCTAAATAAAAATGTTGCTTTTTTTGCTCAAGCGGATTTTATGGACGATCCCCACTTTATTTGGGGTGAGTGTCTTGGTTTTTTCCATGGTGCATTTAGTCCCGGGCGATCCGGCTTTGGTGATTTTAGGCGAACATGCCAATAAGGAAGCCCTAGAAGCCTTGAGGGAGCAAATGGGCTTAAACAAGCCCCTTTTAGAGCAGTATTTGAGCTACATAAACCACATTTTGCACGGAGATTTGGGCACTTCTTTAGTCTCAGGTGAGAGTGTGCTCGAGGCGTTTTTACAACGCTTCCCGGCAACTTTGGAGCTCTCTTTAAGCGCGCTTTTTATCGCCCTTATTGTGGGGCTAGCCACAGGCATTTTAGCCGCCATTAAACGCTATAGCCTCTTTGACAATCTTAGCATGGGCTTTGCTTTGGCCGGGGTGAGCATGCCCGTGTTTTGGCTAGGGCTAATGCTGATCTATTTTTTCAGCGTGAAACTGGGCTGGTTTCCCGTCTTTGGACGGCTCAACGATGCCTACTACTTAGACGGACCCACGGGATTTTATTTGATCGATAGTTTGATCGCCGGCAATTTGCCCGCCTTCTTTGACGCGCTGCGCCACTTGGTGTTGCCTAGCATCGCTCTAGCCACGATCCCCACTGCCATCATCGCGCGCATGACCCGCGCGAGCATGCTCGAAGTTTTGCAAGAGGACTATGTGCGCACTGCACAAGCCAAGGGCTGCCCCCCTTGGCGCGTGATCCTTATCCACACCCTAAGAAACGCCTTGATCCCAGTAACCACCGTGGTGGGGCTCATGCTTGCTGGGCTTTTGGCGGGCAGTATCCTCACAGAGACCACCTTTTCGTGGCCGGGCGTGGGGCGCTGGATGGTCAATGCCTTGAACCAAAGAGATTTTCCCATCATCCAATCCTCCAGCCTCATTGTGGCAGTGATCTTCGTGGGGGCGAATTTAGTT is a genomic window of Helicobacter sp. NHP19-012 containing:
- a CDS encoding LTA synthase family protein, with the translated sequence MLSPRLDWAKRAIQALLIALAFSLFLSFFLSLLRLGFILYSGLYEGALSHPLPFDQIAQVLKDGFKYDNRVAAAASLIFLILALVRAKAAHIFALFVLVLCLFLQVANITYYEIYGVAFDTNLLDAFNQTPKILMGMALHSEYHIPTKVFVWIVCSLLVGFIYHKFVHKVEQLASGFQSLPFKPVCGLLVASFSVWTLYCINSRLALTEVSLDLITKPAKDPFLRQVTIGAFRNLYLVFKGYKSSQNVHFSSFTNKSLLQASIDYFNLPPTTKLPLDLRKLLSHTSQNPTPPTIQHVFYIVSESLSSWHFDPRFDAIHLVSALKSLNDQQHGFIFPLFIENARRTVKSLDVQLTGLFDLNDTNFVNMSVNIPSLPTAIGNQMKGLGFDTTFYYGGSGIWNRLDRFSKKEGFDHFVFNTYLIDFAKEQLKINPKAYPSPLESDWGVHDNVLFDYILNNTPTDKKTFSMVMTLSNHPTRNVNLKAFGVPIEKIKDFVAHSKDKNMPDAIFLGHVYWYDKILVDFIKKASAKFPNALFVITGDHFDRSFVYAKDNYYWTKSVPLIIYAPSLTPKLTTCIGSHIDIAPTIMELVAPKGYKYASFGKPLFSNASSGGKDCAIRKPFVWGQSKDFALGFEAVAGQSQKSGLDFVYTDSGALLYVKEHAWVKAPLLEADTTLAKELKDKKQIANGLSWHYLFKGPILK
- the flgL gene encoding flagellar hook-associated protein FlgL, with translation MRITDGNRYNQINYYQNALQNKLNTANNQIASGLKAEYGYQNSQVNNQNLKYGFESNTLDQAHDVAQSAYTSTLNTDKALTELSSTMEQFKTKLIQAASDAHSTTSRQAIALDLQKLKEHMINVANTSVGGEYIFGGSKVDRPPFDQAGNYYGNNENLNALIGSNNLIPYNVSGQNLFLGKDVDRQKIITANIKKLNQSKLHPDIMDAYNRTQNPQEVYINAQDTLRDLIGDTDNDPRNDKPEIFYLQGVRPDGSAFKAKFALDKGYNNKDDATRVQDLLDQIGKAYGNTSTNQVVQVSLNAWGEIEIRDLTPGRATLDFHMISSDKNVDNLNDLFASGARVSTYVKSAFVANRSLESLQSTLYPYDHRMHDIKSAFITTDDNTPATRNTPLKDILGPSVASLKIEGTRPNTPDGRVDETPLEPLILAITPNTTMQDLMDGIKSHFGGKLDVELSNDGHLRIVDNNVRNKAHDSNKPPFDGPSGFSLKITSLDAKGAPTEALPLDYADTYKQTYFSRQGAYLHSNVSQIVPKSMDYATGASTLASVMGAKITQQDYTMVLKDDNGVDITAQLHLSPGGAFLDLPKKEGGVYHIPLYNRDDKTPSLTKPNDFTYRQLMDAMSLAFNFSNSDPKEYEQAQSNAPSKASKDAFLSLLKQADARVDVSLNDRGQVQIHDKIHSQTPMQFMFYDNKASDFSPESLRRDTPAIRLNANNAPTIDTPHIHFFKQLDQVIQAVSEGIDRPDSLQGYGPEMRNIGIQNGIALIDHLSDHIEKIIASNGAHSRNFSHVMRRNEVLKNQVESIRADTTGTDVAQTYNKFAQLRNNYDASLASASKINQMSLTNYM
- the rplU gene encoding 50S ribosomal protein L21, with the translated sequence MFYAVFKNGGKQYKVQEGDVVLLDRLGLEPKTHFQIHEVLTISKEGQVSYGSPFINGAQIEAEVINEGRGKKVVIFKKRRRKDSKTKRGFRRDFTRVKITKIVA
- the rpmA gene encoding 50S ribosomal protein L27 yields the protein MAHKKGQGSTQNNRDSAGRRLGVKKFGSEFVRAGNIIVRQRGTKVHPGKNVGLGKDHTLFALIDGVVHFSHKDKHRKQVSVFPKLA
- a CDS encoding ABC transporter substrate-binding protein; amino-acid sequence: MRSLTLFCLSCLCLWAKEGGTLIYARGADGSGMDPALVVDGESYAATSNIYETLVRFKYGSTEIEPALASSWEISKDGLTYTFHLRHGVYFQTTRYWDEKSELTAKDVLFSFERQTGKVPYYKGAKSYGYWASMGMSSIIKKIEALDKYTVRFTLKHPEAPFLADLGMDFLSVLCADYAAHLKDLNKEDELTRKPIGTGPFKLATWFRDDKIVLLKNNDYWGPKAHLDRVVLRVIPNPSVRALALQRGEVSIISAPNRNEIPRLASLPGIAVDEKPGLFVTWMSLNLEKKPFDNRLVRLAINHAINTQDYVKIVYENYATPAINPMPPSMWGYNKDIKPYGYDLKVAKELLAKAGYSNGFETTLFTASKYNKQAAEFIQAQLAKIGIQVRIEFFEWGTYLKKVAMGEHKMAFSGWKADTPDPDNFLYILWSKEAAAEIPTRNGSFYKSDAYSRLVTKAKYLSSQAKRATLYQKAQEVFHNDAPWVPLAYPYSIVARLKSVQGYQVSGVQINRFAHVYFSK
- a CDS encoding ABC transporter permease gives rise to the protein MLLFLLKRILWTIPTLFGVSVLVFSMVHLVPGDPALVILGEHANKEALEALREQMGLNKPLLEQYLSYINHILHGDLGTSLVSGESVLEAFLQRFPATLELSLSALFIALIVGLATGILAAIKRYSLFDNLSMGFALAGVSMPVFWLGLMLIYFFSVKLGWFPVFGRLNDAYYLDGPTGFYLIDSLIAGNLPAFFDALRHLVLPSIALATIPTAIIARMTRASMLEVLQEDYVRTAQAKGCPPWRVILIHTLRNALIPVTTVVGLMLAGLLAGSILTETTFSWPGVGRWMVNALNQRDFPIIQSSSLIVAVIFVGANLVVDILYAFINPQIRLS